The following proteins come from a genomic window of Paenibacillus sp. CAA11:
- the spo0A gene encoding sporulation transcription factor Spo0A, translated as MQKIEILLADDNREFTSLLAEYISEQDDMVVSGIAYNGEEVLQTIENAGKVPDVLILDIIMPHLDGLGVLERLRDLHLPTQPKIIMLTAFGQENITQRAVQLGASYYILKPFDMDVLASRIRQLVGVQSHVTGSAPLSSLVKSNVVPIAKGKNLDANITSIIHEIGVPAHIKGYQYLREAITMVYNNIEILGAITKTLYPAIAEKFKTTPSRVERAIRHAIEVAWTRGNIDSISHLFGYTINISKSKPTNSEFIAMVADKLRIEHKVS; from the coding sequence TTGCAAAAGATTGAGATTTTGTTGGCGGATGATAATCGTGAATTCACGAGTTTACTGGCGGAATATATTTCCGAGCAGGACGACATGGTTGTCTCAGGTATTGCGTATAATGGGGAAGAAGTGCTTCAAACCATCGAAAATGCAGGTAAAGTACCGGACGTACTCATTCTAGACATCATTATGCCGCATCTTGACGGTCTTGGCGTATTGGAAAGACTGCGTGATCTTCACTTGCCGACGCAGCCAAAAATCATTATGTTGACGGCCTTTGGCCAGGAGAACATTACTCAACGCGCCGTGCAGCTTGGAGCTTCCTACTATATTCTAAAGCCGTTTGACATGGATGTTCTGGCGAGCCGGATTCGGCAGCTCGTTGGTGTGCAAAGTCATGTTACGGGCAGTGCTCCGCTCTCATCCTTGGTTAAGTCCAATGTTGTCCCAATCGCTAAGGGTAAGAACTTGGATGCAAATATTACGTCGATTATCCATGAAATTGGTGTTCCGGCTCATATTAAGGGCTACCAATATTTGCGTGAGGCGATTACCATGGTGTATAACAACATCGAAATTTTAGGGGCCATTACCAAGACGTTGTATCCTGCCATTGCCGAAAAATTCAAGACGACACCTTCCCGCGTAGAACGTGCGATCCGTCATGCGATTGAAGTAGCATGGACCCGCGGTAACATTGATTCCATCAGCCATTTGTTTGGCTACACCATCAACATCAGCAAGTCCAAGCCAACCAACAGCGAATTCATCGCGATGGTCGCGGACAAGCTGAGAATCGAGCATAAGGTCTCTTGA
- the prli42 gene encoding stressosome-associated protein Prli42 → MPKKWMKVFVYVMLAAMIGSVLLMVFDPALYR, encoded by the coding sequence ATGCCTAAGAAATGGATGAAAGTTTTTGTGTATGTCATGCTCGCCGCCATGATCGGCTCTGTACTTCTGATGGTATTTGATCCAGCTCTGTATCGTTAA
- the lipB gene encoding lipoyl(octanoyl) transferase LipB, which produces MARPLMVSYHPIINYGDAWDRQKQLVQEIDHEEQQEHLLLLQHPPTYTIGSDRHPEHLLLSPEELDRKGISVFQIDRGGDITYHGPGQLVGYPLLWIDSSKGLNLHGYLRSLEQVIINYLAAQGIEGTRKAEYTGVWVGNVKICAIGVKFNRSRGSARRGFVTSHGFAFNIKSGIQNEGFQGIIPCGITEYGVTSLEDCTGKSYEVAQVAKELVPFFTEVFPYEASWSQ; this is translated from the coding sequence ATGGCTAGACCCTTAATGGTAAGTTATCACCCGATCATCAATTATGGGGATGCTTGGGATCGCCAAAAGCAGCTGGTCCAAGAGATTGATCATGAAGAGCAGCAGGAGCACCTGCTGCTTCTTCAGCATCCTCCGACTTATACAATCGGATCAGACCGGCATCCGGAGCATTTGCTATTAAGCCCAGAAGAGCTGGACCGCAAGGGAATTTCGGTTTTTCAGATCGATCGCGGCGGGGATATTACATATCATGGACCCGGTCAATTGGTGGGGTATCCGCTATTATGGATCGATAGTTCTAAGGGGCTTAATTTACACGGTTATTTACGCAGTCTGGAGCAGGTCATTATCAATTACTTAGCTGCTCAAGGAATTGAAGGGACCCGAAAGGCCGAGTATACTGGCGTGTGGGTTGGAAATGTTAAAATCTGCGCAATCGGCGTGAAGTTCAACCGCAGCCGAGGCTCTGCAAGGCGCGGCTTTGTGACCAGTCACGGCTTCGCATTTAATATTAAATCGGGAATACAGAATGAGGGGTTTCAAGGAATTATTCCGTGCGGAATTACGGAATATGGTGTAACGTCTCTTGAGGATTGTACAGGCAAGTCGTATGAAGTGGCACAGGTGGCCAAAGAGCTTGTCCCGTTCTTTACAGAAGTGTTCCCTTACGAAGCCAGTTGGTCGCAGTAA
- a CDS encoding endonuclease Q family protein: MSEMLTTCYADLHIHIGRTEKGDPVKISGSRNLTFANIAKEAAERKGISLIGIIDCHSPGVQEDIHSCLDRGEMSEVPGGGIAYGNTTILLGCELEIREPGQGPAHLLVYFPTLQIMSEFTSWLAKRMKNVGLSSQRLHAPARTLQEEVYARGGIVIPAHIFTPHKSIYGSAADHLRDVLDPDLISGFELGLSADTEMSSWLSELDRYPLLTNSDAHSLGKIGREYNELLLREPSFDELLLALTQRDGRRITANYGLSPRLGKYHRTFCGNCQEIVDEQGNTVDRCPYCGSHKLVRGVLDRIRSIADRTEPCIPPSRPPYYVQVPLEFIPGLGKRKLEALLAAYGTEMNILHKVTERELSAVVGQELATMIVKARSGEIHLASGGGGTYGKVLGE; the protein is encoded by the coding sequence ATGAGCGAGATGCTAACAACCTGTTATGCCGACCTTCATATCCATATTGGCCGGACAGAAAAAGGGGATCCTGTAAAAATTAGCGGCAGCCGTAACTTAACCTTTGCGAATATTGCCAAAGAGGCGGCTGAGCGAAAGGGCATCAGCTTAATCGGCATTATCGACTGCCATTCCCCTGGTGTACAAGAGGATATCCATAGCTGCTTGGACCGCGGGGAAATGAGTGAGGTTCCCGGCGGGGGCATCGCTTACGGCAACACAACGATTCTTCTCGGATGTGAGCTGGAGATCCGGGAGCCTGGACAGGGGCCGGCTCATTTGCTTGTATACTTCCCAACTTTACAAATCATGTCGGAGTTTACTTCCTGGCTTGCAAAACGGATGAAGAATGTCGGTCTAAGCTCACAGCGCCTGCATGCACCAGCAAGAACGCTTCAAGAGGAGGTTTATGCGAGGGGCGGGATTGTGATTCCTGCTCATATCTTTACCCCTCACAAGAGCATTTACGGCAGTGCAGCCGACCACTTGCGCGATGTGCTGGACCCGGATTTAATCAGCGGATTTGAGCTGGGGCTCAGTGCTGACACGGAGATGTCCTCCTGGCTCAGCGAGCTGGACAGGTATCCGCTGCTTACAAACTCCGATGCCCATTCCTTGGGGAAGATTGGCCGTGAATATAATGAGCTTTTATTGAGAGAGCCGAGCTTTGATGAGCTGCTACTTGCACTGACCCAGCGTGACGGCAGACGAATTACAGCAAATTATGGGCTTAGCCCTAGGCTGGGAAAATACCACCGCACCTTTTGCGGGAATTGCCAGGAAATCGTCGATGAGCAAGGCAATACCGTGGATCGCTGTCCGTATTGCGGAAGCCATAAGCTGGTCAGGGGGGTACTGGACCGGATCCGCTCTATCGCGGACCGGACTGAACCGTGCATACCTCCGTCAAGGCCGCCATATTATGTGCAGGTTCCATTGGAGTTCATTCCAGGACTGGGTAAGCGGAAGCTGGAGGCGCTTCTAGCCGCTTACGGAACGGAGATGAATATCCTTCACAAGGTCACGGAGCGGGAGCTTAGCGCTGTTGTAGGCCAAGAGCTTGCAACTATGATCGTTAAGGCAAGAAGCGGAGAGATCCACTTAGCTTCCGGAGGCGGAGGAACCTATGGGAAAGTGCTTGGGGAATAA
- the lpdA gene encoding dihydrolipoyl dehydrogenase translates to MTITCDVAVLGGGTGGYVAAIRAAQLGKDVVVIEQDKLGGTCLHRGCIPSKSLLRSAELYAQMKESESYGIETQGVTLVFPKVQQRKQAIVDQLHSGVQYLMRKHKIRVIQGRGRVTGPSIFSPKSGAVAVELPDGEMETIVPSHLIIATGSRPRTLPGLVPDGKYILSSDEALELTQLPKSMLIVGGGVIGVEWASLLHDFGVEVTIVEAASQLLPAEDDDVARELQRLLVKRGIRVLTGTKIDPSSIQTAGEQVSINAHKGEESLQLEANQLLLSIGRQGNVENIGLENTDIALKDGYIRVNEHMQTTEPHIYAIGDCVGGLQLAHVASHEGVVAAEHLSGAAEPYSMNSIHIPRCVYTRPEVASVGYTEKAAKEKGYDVKVGKFPFSAIGKALVYGEKDGFVKIVSDANSGDLLGVHMIGPHVTDLIGEAALAQVLDATPWEIGRTVHAHPTLAEILGEAALAVDGMSLGI, encoded by the coding sequence ATGACGATAACATGTGATGTTGCAGTATTAGGTGGAGGAACCGGGGGATATGTGGCTGCGATCAGAGCCGCTCAGCTGGGGAAAGATGTGGTCGTAATTGAACAGGACAAGCTGGGTGGAACCTGTTTGCATCGAGGCTGCATTCCGAGCAAGAGCCTGCTACGAAGCGCAGAGCTGTATGCGCAGATGAAGGAAAGCGAGAGCTACGGAATAGAAACTCAGGGAGTGACCCTGGTGTTCCCAAAGGTACAGCAGCGCAAGCAGGCTATAGTGGATCAATTGCACAGCGGGGTACAGTATTTGATGCGCAAGCATAAAATTCGTGTAATTCAAGGAAGAGGCAGAGTTACCGGCCCTTCTATCTTCTCTCCAAAGAGCGGAGCAGTTGCTGTAGAGCTGCCTGACGGTGAGATGGAGACGATTGTTCCAAGTCATCTTATTATAGCAACAGGTTCGCGGCCGCGGACTCTTCCGGGCCTAGTTCCTGATGGCAAATATATCCTTAGCAGCGATGAGGCTTTGGAACTCACGCAGCTTCCTAAGTCCATGCTGATAGTCGGCGGAGGGGTTATCGGGGTAGAGTGGGCATCCCTGCTGCATGATTTTGGGGTAGAGGTGACGATCGTTGAAGCGGCGTCTCAGCTGCTTCCCGCGGAAGATGATGATGTGGCGCGTGAGCTTCAGCGGCTGCTCGTTAAACGGGGAATTCGGGTATTAACCGGAACAAAGATCGATCCTAGCAGCATTCAAACCGCTGGAGAGCAAGTGAGTATAAACGCACATAAGGGAGAAGAGAGCCTTCAGCTTGAAGCAAACCAGCTGCTCCTGTCGATCGGGCGGCAAGGTAATGTGGAGAATATCGGACTAGAGAATACAGATATCGCATTGAAAGACGGGTATATCCGAGTGAACGAACATATGCAGACAACGGAGCCGCATATTTATGCGATTGGAGATTGCGTCGGAGGATTGCAGCTGGCTCATGTTGCGAGTCACGAGGGAGTCGTAGCGGCAGAGCACCTATCTGGTGCAGCAGAACCCTATTCTATGAACAGCATCCATATTCCGCGGTGTGTATATACTCGCCCTGAAGTGGCATCGGTAGGTTATACGGAAAAAGCAGCCAAGGAAAAAGGTTACGATGTTAAGGTCGGCAAGTTCCCATTCTCCGCCATCGGCAAAGCCCTTGTATATGGTGAGAAGGATGGCTTCGTGAAGATTGTATCCGATGCGAATAGCGGCGATTTGCTGGGTGTGCATATGATCGGACCGCATGTGACAGACCTGATCGGGGAAGCTGCCCTTGCTCAAGTGCTTGATGCAACGCCTTGGGAAATTGGACGGACAGTACATGCTCATCCTACACTGGCGGAAATATTGGGAGAAGCTGCCCTAGCGGTTGATGGAATGTCCTTAGGAATTTAA
- a CDS encoding M20/M25/M40 family metallo-hydrolase, whose protein sequence is MIQKQRVIDLFFELVQVDSETKHEREIADVLKRKFTELGLNVIEDDTQAATGHGAGNLIATLPARNAEQADPIFFTCHMDTVTPGKGIKPSLGEDGWIRSDGTTILGSDDKAGLSALLEVIRVLKENQIEHGPIQFVITVGEESGLVGARAMDPKHIQAKFGYALDSNGEVGSICIAAPTQAKLEIEIHGKSAHAGVNPEDGISAIQVAGKAISRMNLGRIDSETTANIGKFEGGGATNIVPDFVKLYAEARSVVQEKVEKQIQEMKEAVESVCQEYGARGEVKSRIVYPAYRYGDEDAVVILAKSAAASLGLSGRTFVSGGGSDANVFNGHGIPTVNLAVGYQNIHTTSEKIKADDIVTAASLVLEIIRQVAKA, encoded by the coding sequence ATGATCCAAAAGCAGCGCGTTATTGATTTATTTTTTGAACTTGTACAAGTGGATAGTGAGACCAAGCACGAACGTGAGATAGCAGATGTGCTTAAGCGTAAATTTACCGAACTGGGCCTAAACGTTATCGAGGATGATACACAAGCGGCTACAGGACACGGAGCAGGGAATTTGATTGCTACGCTTCCTGCCCGTAATGCTGAGCAGGCTGACCCGATTTTCTTCACCTGCCATATGGATACCGTAACCCCTGGTAAGGGAATTAAGCCAAGCTTAGGAGAGGACGGTTGGATTCGCAGTGACGGAACAACGATTCTTGGCTCTGACGATAAGGCTGGGCTGTCAGCCCTGCTTGAAGTGATCCGGGTGCTCAAGGAGAACCAAATTGAGCATGGCCCTATCCAATTTGTGATTACGGTAGGCGAAGAATCTGGGCTGGTTGGCGCACGGGCGATGGATCCGAAGCATATACAAGCTAAATTCGGCTATGCGCTTGACTCTAATGGCGAGGTGGGTTCGATTTGTATCGCCGCTCCTACCCAGGCTAAGCTCGAAATTGAAATTCATGGCAAGTCAGCGCATGCCGGTGTGAATCCTGAAGATGGCATCAGTGCCATTCAAGTTGCAGGCAAAGCGATCTCCCGAATGAATCTCGGACGAATTGATAGTGAGACCACAGCCAATATTGGTAAATTTGAAGGCGGCGGTGCGACAAACATTGTTCCTGATTTTGTTAAGCTGTATGCTGAAGCACGCAGTGTGGTTCAGGAGAAGGTAGAGAAGCAAATTCAAGAAATGAAAGAGGCAGTAGAATCGGTATGCCAGGAATATGGTGCTCGCGGAGAAGTAAAGAGCCGAATTGTATACCCTGCATATCGGTATGGAGATGAGGATGCGGTCGTCATTCTGGCCAAATCAGCGGCTGCTAGCCTGGGACTGTCCGGTCGGACTTTTGTTTCTGGCGGCGGCAGCGATGCGAATGTATTTAATGGCCACGGCATTCCAACGGTGAACCTGGCTGTGGGATATCAGAACATCCATACGACCTCTGAGAAAATAAAAGCGGACGATATCGTAACAGCAGCCTCTCTAGTGCTTGAGATCATTCGTCAAGTCGCTAAGGCATAA
- a CDS encoding alpha-ketoacid dehydrogenase subunit beta, which produces MPVMEYIDAIRLAMKEEMEKDSRVFVLGEDVGLKGGVFTTTKGLQEQFGEQRVMDTPLSESAIAGVAIGAAMYGMRPIAEMQYSDFMLPATNQIISEAAKIRYRSNNDWSCPVVVRAPIGGGIFGGLYHSQCPESIFFGTPGLKIVAPYSAYDAKGLLKAAIRDPDPVLFFENKKCYKLIKEDVPLDDYVVPLGKANLLREGDDITVIGYSLPLHFAMQAAEELAKEHGIQAHILDLRTLQPLDRDAIIQAVRRTGKVLIIHEDNKTGGVGAEVSAIISEECLFDLDAPIRRLCGPDVPAMPISPPMEKFFLLSKDKVKEAMLELALY; this is translated from the coding sequence ATGCCGGTTATGGAGTACATTGATGCCATCCGCCTAGCCATGAAGGAAGAGATGGAGAAGGATAGCCGAGTTTTTGTCTTGGGAGAAGACGTGGGGCTGAAAGGCGGCGTGTTTACAACCACGAAGGGGCTTCAGGAGCAATTTGGTGAGCAGAGAGTTATGGATACCCCTCTTTCGGAGTCTGCTATTGCCGGTGTAGCGATCGGGGCAGCGATGTATGGAATGCGCCCGATTGCCGAAATGCAGTACTCTGACTTTATGCTCCCTGCTACAAATCAGATTATCAGCGAAGCGGCCAAGATCCGTTACCGTTCCAATAATGACTGGAGCTGTCCAGTGGTCGTTAGGGCTCCTATTGGCGGCGGGATTTTTGGCGGCCTGTATCACTCGCAGTGTCCGGAGTCTATATTTTTCGGCACCCCAGGACTTAAAATCGTAGCTCCTTATTCTGCTTATGATGCTAAAGGGCTGCTTAAAGCAGCCATACGTGATCCTGATCCTGTCCTCTTCTTCGAGAATAAGAAGTGTTATAAGTTAATCAAAGAAGATGTGCCACTTGACGACTACGTCGTTCCGCTAGGTAAAGCTAACCTGCTGCGGGAAGGCGATGATATTACTGTGATCGGCTATAGTCTGCCTCTTCACTTCGCGATGCAAGCGGCTGAAGAGCTGGCTAAGGAGCATGGTATCCAGGCTCATATCCTTGACCTGCGCACCTTGCAGCCGCTCGATCGGGATGCGATCATCCAGGCGGTACGCCGTACAGGTAAGGTGCTTATCATTCATGAAGATAACAAGACCGGCGGTGTTGGCGCTGAGGTGTCGGCGATCATCTCCGAGGAGTGCCTTTTTGATCTGGATGCGCCGATTCGCAGACTATGCGGTCCCGATGTGCCGGCCATGCCGATTAGTCCGCCGATGGAGAAGTTCTTCCTGCTGAGTAAGGACAAAGTCAAAGAAGCTATGCTGGAATTGGCATTGTATTAA
- a CDS encoding dihydrolipoamide acetyltransferase family protein — MSSNKTMTDVVMPQLAESLVSATIGKWLKKPGDRVEQYEPICEVITDKVNAEIPSTLDGIMGELLAEEGQTVEVGGIICRIETESAAGETVEQPSNVSSAPAASTPVNNSTSGDSSQRSRYSPAVQTLAAEHNIDLTQVKGSGMGGRITRKDVLAYLEQGGSQGSARTPVTPAAAQPASAPVQPPVTTVANAAMQPVRHSGLHLTETPKIPTIEVEGGGQSEYFIDVTPVRNTIATRMRQSVSEIPHGWMMIEVDVTNLVQLRNKLKDEFYKKEGINLTYLAFLLKAVVNAIKDYPIMNSVWAVDKIIVKRDINISLAVGTEDSVLTPVIKKADQKNIAGLAREVDELARKTREGKLKLDDMQGGTFTVNNTGSFGSILSQPIINYPQAAILTFESIVKKPVVINDMLAIRSMANMCLSLDHRILDGVICGRFMQRVKDNLESYSLDTTVY, encoded by the coding sequence ATGTCCTCAAACAAAACAATGACGGACGTCGTCATGCCCCAGTTGGCAGAATCATTGGTGTCCGCGACGATAGGTAAGTGGCTGAAAAAGCCTGGTGACCGTGTAGAGCAATATGAGCCGATTTGTGAAGTCATTACGGATAAGGTGAATGCAGAAATCCCTTCCACTCTTGATGGAATTATGGGCGAGTTACTGGCAGAAGAGGGACAGACCGTAGAAGTTGGCGGCATCATCTGCAGAATTGAAACGGAGTCGGCGGCTGGCGAGACAGTTGAACAACCTTCTAATGTAAGTAGTGCACCAGCTGCCAGCACCCCTGTTAACAATTCAACGAGCGGCGATAGCTCACAACGCAGCCGCTATTCGCCTGCTGTGCAGACGCTGGCCGCTGAGCATAACATTGACTTGACACAAGTCAAAGGCTCTGGGATGGGCGGGAGAATTACCCGCAAAGATGTGCTCGCCTATCTAGAGCAGGGCGGTTCACAAGGCTCGGCTCGCACGCCTGTAACGCCGGCAGCTGCACAGCCTGCATCAGCTCCAGTCCAGCCGCCGGTGACCACCGTGGCGAACGCCGCTATGCAGCCGGTACGCCATTCCGGTCTGCACCTGACAGAGACACCGAAAATACCGACGATCGAAGTCGAGGGCGGCGGACAATCGGAATATTTCATTGATGTAACTCCTGTCCGCAATACGATCGCTACCCGAATGCGTCAAAGCGTGTCAGAAATACCTCATGGCTGGATGATGATTGAAGTCGATGTGACCAATTTGGTCCAGCTTCGCAATAAGCTCAAAGATGAGTTTTATAAGAAAGAGGGTATTAACCTGACCTACCTCGCCTTCCTGCTGAAGGCCGTGGTAAATGCGATTAAGGATTATCCGATTATGAACTCCGTGTGGGCAGTGGACAAGATTATTGTCAAGCGGGATATTAATATCTCCCTTGCTGTAGGCACAGAGGATTCGGTGCTCACACCTGTCATTAAGAAGGCGGACCAGAAGAATATTGCCGGATTGGCGCGTGAGGTAGATGAGCTTGCCCGCAAAACACGGGAAGGAAAATTAAAGCTCGATGATATGCAGGGCGGCACGTTTACAGTGAACAATACGGGCTCCTTTGGCTCTATTCTGTCTCAGCCGATTATCAACTATCCGCAAGCGGCTATTCTGACCTTTGAATCCATTGTGAAAAAGCCGGTTGTTATTAACGACATGCTGGCGATCCGCTCCATGGCTAACATGTGCCTGTCGCTGGATCACCGTATCCTGGACGGCGTGATCTGCGGACGCTTCATGCAGCGTGTCAAAGATAATCTGGAAAGCTACTCGCTCGATACAACCGTTTATTAA
- a CDS encoding NUDIX hydrolase translates to MTKSFKSLNEKTLSTRSVFEGKVVSLHIDTVELPNGETATREIIRHPGAVAVLAVREGRILLVDQYRQALGRCELEIPAGKLEKGEEPSEAAKRELEEETGYRAGKITLLHSFYTSPGFADEIIHLYLAEELTSGEASPDEDEFLELYEVSAEEAKNFITEGRISDAKTVLAFYIWQSRQKSGGQ, encoded by the coding sequence ATGACGAAATCTTTTAAATCATTGAATGAAAAAACGCTGTCGACTCGCTCTGTTTTTGAAGGGAAAGTTGTGTCTCTCCATATAGATACGGTGGAGCTTCCGAATGGTGAAACGGCAACTCGCGAAATTATCAGACACCCCGGAGCAGTAGCTGTGCTTGCGGTCCGTGAAGGGCGAATTCTCTTGGTGGACCAGTATCGCCAGGCGTTGGGAAGATGTGAACTGGAGATTCCTGCTGGCAAGCTTGAGAAAGGGGAAGAGCCAAGTGAAGCGGCAAAGCGCGAACTGGAGGAAGAGACGGGTTATAGAGCTGGTAAAATCACGCTGCTGCATTCCTTCTATACTTCCCCTGGGTTTGCTGATGAGATCATTCATCTTTATTTGGCTGAAGAGCTGACCTCTGGAGAAGCATCTCCGGACGAGGATGAATTTCTGGAGCTTTATGAGGTGAGTGCAGAGGAAGCTAAGAACTTCATTACTGAAGGACGTATCTCGGATGCGAAAACGGTGCTGGCCTTTTATATATGGCAGAGCCGGCAGAAATCTGGCGGACAATGA
- a CDS encoding methyl-accepting chemotaxis protein has protein sequence MNMLEVLILAVPYIKRVVNDDIMIGITDLDKFLYYERSEKIDFGIKPGDPIPLEDQNLRAALRGEYSSAELPVEVYGIPITAIGMPIRDAEGNIIGALATAKSYEQQQQLEQFMQSMQDITGRLVDMVQTVAAHSEELSATSEHVLENSRHTTHNSGQISKTINIIRDISNQTGLLGLNAAIEAAHAGDRGAGFGVVAKEVRKLSEEAKNATLQVSETLGAIQNSIVQMESDFTQIAASSEEQAELVTEFMNLIEQLNDTSDQMNAFVQKFIHQGT, from the coding sequence ATGAACATGCTGGAAGTTCTTATACTTGCTGTCCCCTATATCAAGCGCGTCGTGAATGACGATATTATGATCGGGATTACCGATCTGGACAAGTTTCTATACTACGAAAGATCCGAGAAGATCGACTTCGGAATTAAGCCGGGCGACCCTATTCCTCTAGAAGATCAGAACCTTCGCGCCGCTTTAAGAGGAGAATACAGCAGTGCCGAGCTGCCTGTTGAGGTATATGGTATCCCTATTACAGCTATCGGAATGCCTATTCGTGACGCTGAGGGAAATATTATTGGTGCCCTTGCTACAGCCAAAAGCTATGAGCAGCAGCAGCAGCTTGAACAGTTCATGCAATCCATGCAGGACATTACAGGTCGTCTGGTAGATATGGTTCAGACCGTGGCAGCCCACTCCGAAGAGCTTTCAGCAACTAGTGAGCATGTTCTGGAGAATTCCAGACATACTACCCATAACTCGGGTCAAATCTCTAAGACCATAAACATCATCCGCGATATCTCCAATCAGACAGGACTATTAGGACTCAATGCAGCGATTGAAGCAGCCCATGCCGGTGATCGTGGTGCCGGATTTGGGGTCGTTGCCAAGGAAGTGCGCAAACTGTCCGAGGAAGCCAAGAACGCAACCCTGCAAGTCTCTGAAACCCTTGGAGCCATTCAAAATTCTATAGTGCAAATGGAGTCTGACTTCACACAAATCGCTGCTTCTTCTGAAGAGCAGGCCGAGTTAGTTACAGAATTCATGAATCTGATCGAGCAATTGAATGATACCAGCGATCAAATGAATGCTTTTGTTCAAAAGTTCATTCACCAGGGGACATAA
- a CDS encoding thiamine pyrophosphate-dependent dehydrogenase E1 component subunit alpha has translation MNANSSVKQERKHEQLGLSDREVVEMYKYMLLARKFDERNLLLQRAGKINFHVSGIGQEAAQVAAAFALDRERDYFLPYYRDYGFVLAAGMSLTELMLSAFAKAEDPNSGGRQMPGHFGSKRLRIVTSSSPVTTQVPHAVGVALAAKMENKDIVSFVTFGEGSSNQGDFHEGANFAGVHKLPVIIMCENNQYAISVPVHKQLAGKVSDRALGYGFPGIRVDGNDALEVYRVVKEARERAVRGEGPTLIEAMMYRLSPHSTSDNDLAYRTKEEVDANWKKDGVPKMKQYLMDCGLWSEEENEQLIQQFNQQLKEAIDYADKAPFPKPEDTLLHVYADPEGEGN, from the coding sequence ATGAATGCAAATTCTTCAGTAAAGCAAGAACGCAAACATGAGCAGCTTGGACTTTCCGATAGGGAAGTCGTTGAGATGTACAAATATATGCTGCTCGCCCGCAAATTCGACGAACGGAATTTGCTGCTGCAGCGCGCAGGCAAAATCAACTTTCACGTCTCGGGGATTGGTCAGGAGGCCGCTCAAGTGGCCGCCGCCTTCGCGCTTGACCGAGAGCGGGATTATTTCCTGCCCTATTACCGGGATTACGGCTTCGTATTGGCTGCGGGTATGAGCTTAACTGAGCTGATGCTATCCGCCTTTGCTAAGGCGGAAGATCCTAACAGCGGCGGACGCCAAATGCCCGGGCACTTCGGAAGCAAACGCCTGAGAATCGTCACTAGCTCAAGCCCTGTAACGACCCAGGTTCCTCATGCGGTAGGTGTAGCCTTGGCAGCCAAGATGGAGAACAAGGATATCGTATCCTTTGTGACCTTTGGCGAAGGCTCCAGCAACCAGGGGGATTTTCACGAAGGAGCGAATTTTGCCGGGGTGCATAAGCTTCCTGTCATCATTATGTGTGAGAATAACCAGTACGCAATCTCCGTACCGGTGCACAAGCAGCTTGCCGGTAAGGTTAGCGATCGTGCGCTTGGCTATGGCTTTCCCGGAATCCGTGTGGATGGTAACGATGCCCTTGAGGTATACCGTGTGGTGAAAGAGGCCAGAGAACGTGCAGTGCGAGGCGAAGGTCCAACCTTGATCGAGGCGATGATGTATCGTTTATCACCTCACTCCACTTCAGACAACGATTTGGCATATCGAACCAAGGAAGAAGTAGACGCTAATTGGAAGAAGGACGGAGTTCCGAAAATGAAGCAGTATTTGATGGACTGCGGACTTTGGAGCGAGGAAGAGAATGAACAGCTGATTCAGCAGTTTAACCAGCAGCTGAAGGAAGCGATTGATTATGCAGATAAGGCGCCGTTCCCTAAGCCGGAGGATACCCTGCTGCATGTATATGCCGATCCAGAAGGGGAGGGGAACTAA
- the mciZ gene encoding Z-ring formation inhibitor MciZ, with amino-acid sequence MKCYIVEKQLRLTGKAWEIRHILQLWTAQTSKSVRFIDWIHKQ; translated from the coding sequence ATGAAATGCTATATTGTCGAAAAACAGTTAAGGCTCACAGGGAAGGCTTGGGAAATTCGCCACATCCTTCAGCTATGGACCGCACAAACAAGCAAATCGGTTCGATTCATCGACTGGATCCACAAACAATAA